The Candidatus Binatus sp. genome includes a region encoding these proteins:
- a CDS encoding lytic transglycosylase domain-containing protein produces the protein MRLTKAIGKAAASLALVAMLSLVLARPARSESQVPFPAPKTIQPNIDFWVQVFTAYSYRDFVILDRDNVWRTYQIYRLPGEGQPSRTDIEWANAYLKTKYGAILTRLGSGREPSNWEERRVAAMFKGEPLSAYNEAAQNLRVQEGLCEQFREGLLRSRYYRPTMEKIFKTAGVPPELVTLAHVESGFHGGAKSGAGAVGIWQFTRGTGKQYMKITPYHDDRLNPVRSTEAAAKLLRANYETLGDWPLAITAYNYGTGGTARAASIYGGDYCKMVERYNGPRFGFAVKNYYSEFLAALHVHRYEDKYFPGIADEATIRPAPIKCDLTPPKSARKSRTAKVRKVSTKASHRTKSQQKI, from the coding sequence ATGAGGCTCACGAAAGCTATCGGCAAAGCAGCCGCATCGCTGGCGTTGGTCGCGATGCTGTCACTTGTCCTCGCACGACCCGCACGCTCCGAATCACAAGTTCCCTTTCCAGCCCCCAAGACCATCCAGCCGAACATCGATTTCTGGGTCCAAGTTTTCACCGCGTACTCGTACCGTGACTTCGTCATTCTGGATCGCGACAACGTCTGGCGCACCTATCAAATCTATCGTTTGCCCGGCGAGGGTCAGCCGTCGCGCACGGATATCGAATGGGCCAACGCCTACTTGAAGACCAAGTACGGCGCGATCCTGACGCGCCTCGGCTCGGGCCGCGAGCCATCGAACTGGGAAGAACGGCGCGTGGCCGCGATGTTCAAGGGCGAGCCGCTGAGCGCCTACAACGAGGCGGCGCAGAATCTCCGCGTGCAGGAAGGACTCTGCGAGCAGTTCCGCGAGGGCTTGCTGCGGAGCCGCTACTATCGGCCGACGATGGAGAAGATCTTCAAGACGGCGGGCGTGCCGCCCGAACTGGTGACGCTGGCGCACGTCGAATCGGGCTTCCACGGCGGCGCGAAATCAGGCGCGGGCGCGGTCGGTATCTGGCAGTTCACGCGCGGCACCGGCAAGCAGTACATGAAGATCACGCCGTATCACGACGATCGGCTGAACCCGGTGCGTTCGACCGAGGCCGCGGCCAAGCTTTTGCGCGCGAACTATGAGACGCTTGGTGATTGGCCGCTGGCGATCACCGCATACAACTATGGCACGGGCGGGACCGCGCGGGCCGCGAGCATCTATGGCGGCGACTACTGCAAGATGGTCGAGCGGTACAATGGGCCGCGTTTCGGCTTTGCGGTAAAGAACTACTACTCTGAGTTCCTGGCCGCACTTCACGTGCATCGCTACGAGGACAAGTATTTCCCCGGAATTGCCGACGAGGCGACGATACGTCCGGCGCCGATCAAGTGCGATCTTACGCCGCCCAAGAGTGCGAGGAAATCGCGCACCGCGAAAGTCCGCAAAGTTTCGACCAAAGCATCGCATCGAACCAAGAGCCAACAAAAAATCTGA